The sequence CTTCTCGCTGGAGCGGTTGGCAGTTGCTGGGCCCCGCCGCCGGGCAACGGCAGTGGTGGGGCCGGCGCCCTCTGGGTGCGGTGCTGGACTTCGGTGCTCTGCGCTGCTGGCAGGCGGAGCAGGCCCGTCAGCTGGGGGTGGAACTGCGGCTCGGCTGGCGTGCTGTGGCCTGCGGGGCTTCAGGGGGCCAGGCCATGCGCACCTGGCTGTGTCCCCCGGGCAGCACCACGCCCCGCAGTATCGAGAGCCGCTGGGTGGTGGATGCCAGCGGCCAGGCCCGGGCGCTGCTGGGTGAGCCCGCCCCGGGCCAGGGGACGCTGGTGCGAGGCCTGGGGGTGGAGTGGTTGCTGGAGGTGGACCCGAAGCTGGGCGAGCGCTGGGCCGATCGGCTCACCTTCTGCCTTGGCAGCGACTGGGTGCGTCAGGGCTATGGCTGGGTGTTCCCGATGGCCCCCGGCCAGCTCAAGGTGGGGGTCTGCCGGCTGCTGGATGACCGCAGCGAACACCTGCCCCTCGGCCCGGAGCTGGCGCGCCTGCTGCAACGGCTGGGGCTGGACCGGGCCCGTGTGCTGGATCGCCACGGCGGCCTGATCCGCAGCACGGTGCAACGCCGCGAGGCCCATGGCCACGGCCGGCTGCTGGGGCTGGGGGATGCCGTGAGCACCGCCAATCTGCTCGGCGGCGAGGGGATTCGCCACGCCATGGCCAGCGCCGATGTGCTCGGGCCACTGCTCCTACAGGACTGCTTGGGGCCCGGGGCGCTGCTGCGCGAGTATCGACGTCGGCTGGCTTCAGCCCTGGGATGGCGCTGGAGCCTGAGTGGCCGTCTGGCCCGGCGTATCTGGCTTGGCCTGGATCAGGGGGCGGGCGATCGTCATCTCGACGGCCTGCTCAGGGGCCTGGAAACCCGCAGGGCTGAGGATCTCTCCGCCCTGCTGTTTGACTACCGCTTTGAGCGCTATGGGCTGCGGGCCCTGCCCTACCTGCTGGGTTGGCGCTGAGGCGCTCAGACGACGCCGCGGGAGGCGAGGCCCAGGATGGTGCCGATGCCGAGGATGTGGCCCAGGCTCAGGGTGCCGAGCATGGCCCCGTGGCTCATGCCGCCGAACAGGGAGCTGTTGGGCAGTTGCAGACCCACGTTGGGCTGCTTGATGGTGGCCTTGCCGATCGCGATGGCGATCACGTTGCAGATGATCATCACCAACGCCACCTTCGGCGACCAGGTGAGGGTGGCGGGGGCCACAGCCAGAAGAGGAGCGAACATGGATCAGGAGCCGACGCCCCATCTTCTGGGGCTGCGCAGCCCTGGGCCGCGCGCCTTAAGACTTGTTCATCCGCCGGCTCCGGGCTCCGGTGGCTGCGGTGGCGGGCTCTGGCCAACGAAGCCCAGCACCACCACCAGGTTGGCCAGGGTGAGAAAGACCTCGGCGCCGCCGTGCAGCGGATCCACATCGGCCAGCTGGCGGCCCCAGAACTGCTCGGCCGCCACGGCGGCCACGATCGTCACCGCCACGAACAGCAGGGTGAGCTGAAAACCCCGCAGGGCGAGCCTGGGGAAGGCCTGAACCTGCCGCGCCCACCACAGAAACAGCAGATAGGGCAGCAGGGAGAGCACAAACAGGGGTCCTGGATCCACCGAGCCCAGCCGCTCCAGCAGGGCCTGCATCAGCTGCGGCAACGCTGTCATCCGGCGCCTGGGGGTTGTGAAGCGCGCTGCAGGCGCAGCAGGTGCAGGGCGGCGATGGCCAGGGCGCCGTTGCCCAGCAGGGTGCAGCCGGCCTGCAGCACCACCAGGCCCTCCAGGGCGGCGGTGTTGTCAAACAGGTGCCAGGTGCAGGCGGCCATGGCGCTCACCAGGGCCGGCAGCATGGCCAGCGCCAGCCAGCGCCAGCCGCCCTCCCGCCGCCGCTGCCCGTAGCTGTGCACGGCAGCGATGGCGGCGATCCACTCCAGCACCGAGGCGATGTGGATCCACCAGGTCGGCAGGGAGAGCGCGTGCATGGCCAGACTCTGGCACTGAGATCCACCCCTCCGTGGCGACCGAGCCCATGGGCCTGCGCGCCCGCCTGTTGCTTCCCGTGCTGATCCTGGCGGTGCCCTGGCTGCAGGAGCTGCTGGATCAGCTGCTGTTCGGCGGCCGCTGGAACCTGCCGCTGGTGCCGGGAGGGCCGGTGTGGGGGGTGTTCACGGCGCCCTTCAGCCATGGCGGCTTCGCGCACCTGTTCAGCAATTCGCTCTGGTTCCTGCCGCTCTCCTGGCTGGTGCTCTCCCGCGGCCTGCGGCCCTACCTGCGCGTCTGGGCCTCGGTGTTGCTCTGCTCCTTGCCGGTGTGGCTGCTGTGGCACAACGCCAGCCATGGCCTCTCCGGGGTGGTCTACGGCCTGCTGGGCTACCTGCTGGCGGTGGGCCTGGTGGAGCGGCGGCCCTGGCCGATCCTGCTCTCCGTGGGCTGCGTGGTGGCCTACGGGGGGCTGCTGCCGTCGCTGCTGCCCCTGTTCAGTCCGCCGGGGGTCAGCTGGATCGGCCATGCCTCGGGCTTCGGCGCCGGGGTGCTGGCGGCCTGGGTGGGAGCACCACTGTCTGAGCGGCTCCCCGGCTCCCCGGGCGACCCCGGCCGCTTGCGGTGGTAGGGATGGCGCCTGCCCCCCTGCCCGCCATGCCCCTGCGTGAACGCCCCCTGCTGGTGGGCTATTACGGCGAGCACAACCTCGGCGACGACGCCCTGCTGGAGGTGCTGCTGGCCAGCCTGCCACCGGGCTGCCGCCCCGTTGTCACGGCGCGGGATCAGGCGTTGGTGCGGCAACGCTTCGGCGTGGCCTGCGTGGATCGCACCGACCTGGGCGCCGTGATGGCGGCCCTGGGCGGCTGCGATGCCCTGGTGTTCGGCGGCGGCAGCCTGCTGCAGGACTCCACCAGTTTCCTGAGCCTGGTGTACTACGGCTGTCTGGTGCTGCTGGCCCGCAGCCTGGGCAAGCCCGTGTTGCTCTGGGGCCAGGGGCTCGGGCCCCTGCGCCGCCGTCGCAGCCGCTGGCTGGTGCGGGGCCTGCTGCCGGCGATCACGACAGTGAGCTGGCGTGATGCCACCTCGGCTTCCCTGGCCCGGCGTCTCGGGGCCAGGGCCGAGCCCCTGGTGGGTGCTGACCCGGTGTGGAGCGTGGCTCCCGAGCCGTGGCAT is a genomic window of Cyanobium sp. NS01 containing:
- a CDS encoding FAD-dependent monooxygenase — its product is MGSPGERLDVLVVGAGPAGGRLALQLARAGARVMLADRLADLAQAAFSSAALPLAALQGLGLPEQVIASRWSGWQLLGPAAGQRQWWGRRPLGAVLDFGALRCWQAEQARQLGVELRLGWRAVACGASGGQAMRTWLCPPGSTTPRSIESRWVVDASGQARALLGEPAPGQGTLVRGLGVEWLLEVDPKLGERWADRLTFCLGSDWVRQGYGWVFPMAPGQLKVGVCRLLDDRSEHLPLGPELARLLQRLGLDRARVLDRHGGLIRSTVQRREAHGHGRLLGLGDAVSTANLLGGEGIRHAMASADVLGPLLLQDCLGPGALLREYRRRLASALGWRWSLSGRLARRIWLGLDQGAGDRHLDGLLRGLETRRAEDLSALLFDYRFERYGLRALPYLLGWR
- the psaK gene encoding photosystem I reaction center subunit PsaK, which translates into the protein MFAPLLAVAPATLTWSPKVALVMIICNVIAIAIGKATIKQPNVGLQLPNSSLFGGMSHGAMLGTLSLGHILGIGTILGLASRGVV
- a CDS encoding DUF3593 domain-containing protein encodes the protein MTALPQLMQALLERLGSVDPGPLFVLSLLPYLLFLWWARQVQAFPRLALRGFQLTLLFVAVTIVAAVAAEQFWGRQLADVDPLHGGAEVFLTLANLVVVLGFVGQSPPPQPPEPGAGG
- a CDS encoding DUF2499 domain-containing protein, yielding MHALSLPTWWIHIASVLEWIAAIAAVHSYGQRRREGGWRWLALAMLPALVSAMAACTWHLFDNTAALEGLVVLQAGCTLLGNGALAIAALHLLRLQRASQPPGAG
- a CDS encoding rhomboid family intramembrane serine protease; protein product: MGLRARLLLPVLILAVPWLQELLDQLLFGGRWNLPLVPGGPVWGVFTAPFSHGGFAHLFSNSLWFLPLSWLVLSRGLRPYLRVWASVLLCSLPVWLLWHNASHGLSGVVYGLLGYLLAVGLVERRPWPILLSVGCVVAYGGLLPSLLPLFSPPGVSWIGHASGFGAGVLAAWVGAPLSERLPGSPGDPGRLRW
- the csaB gene encoding polysaccharide pyruvyl transferase CsaB, producing the protein MAPAPLPAMPLRERPLLVGYYGEHNLGDDALLEVLLASLPPGCRPVVTARDQALVRQRFGVACVDRTDLGAVMAALGGCDALVFGGGSLLQDSTSFLSLVYYGCLVLLARSLGKPVLLWGQGLGPLRRRRSRWLVRGLLPAITTVSWRDATSASLARRLGARAEPLVGADPVWSVAPEPWHGMGGPLVLCFRPTVHLKGEAWRPWLAALELLAPERDVIWLPFHAVEDRGLLASLLSQGLLGSGLAARSRELCCDHPREAMAVCAGAGLVLAMRLHGLILAAAAGAPVAALSYDPKVSAAALSLDCPLAELNRPVDAAALLIQWRQSLDRPPNDQRIQALRRSTAVHRRVLEGAFGPPAG